A window from Microcoleus sp. AS-A8 encodes these proteins:
- a CDS encoding CHAT domain-containing protein codes for MKTLHLDLKPVADNYAQLRFFFDNPNDYQSRSLPLSDIADLIQLAEQDYYVRLAVDYTITGQKLYNWLDGSDRLLSRTMQQHPGESLILAIAAGESLAHLPWEVLHDGNNFLVARVPAVVPVRWVSSNTKKLYLEGEPANRALNILFMATSPLGVEPVLEFEAEEGRILEATARQPLALVVEESGSLTELGYLIDDYDKGFFDVLHLTGHATITENGEPRFYTETETGECYLASAVDIAKSLKSRLPQLIFLSGCRTGQGGQLGAVPSLAEGLLKLGAKAVLGWGQTVLDTDATAAAAVLYGELAESSTLIREKSSKPLTYINRFSKQQKASVMFGAKQRRWQI; via the coding sequence GTGAAGACGCTCCACCTCGACCTCAAGCCCGTCGCGGATAATTACGCACAGCTACGTTTCTTTTTTGATAATCCAAATGATTATCAGTCGCGATCGCTCCCTCTTTCAGACATCGCAGACCTGATTCAGTTAGCAGAACAAGACTACTACGTTCGCTTGGCTGTTGATTATACCATAACTGGGCAAAAGCTGTACAACTGGTTAGATGGAAGCGATCGCCTTCTCTCTCGGACAATGCAGCAGCATCCGGGGGAAAGCTTGATTTTAGCGATCGCAGCAGGGGAAAGTCTTGCCCATCTGCCTTGGGAAGTGCTGCACGATGGCAATAACTTTCTCGTGGCCCGAGTGCCTGCGGTGGTTCCGGTGCGATGGGTATCATCCAATACGAAGAAATTATACCTTGAGGGAGAACCCGCCAATCGGGCGCTGAATATCTTATTTATGGCAACCTCTCCTTTGGGAGTGGAACCTGTACTGGAATTTGAGGCAGAGGAAGGGCGGATACTGGAGGCGACAGCGCGGCAACCGTTGGCGCTGGTGGTGGAAGAAAGCGGCAGTTTGACGGAGTTGGGTTATTTAATTGACGATTACGACAAGGGATTTTTTGATGTATTGCATTTGACGGGACATGCCACGATTACCGAAAACGGGGAACCTCGGTTCTATACGGAAACGGAAACGGGGGAATGTTACCTTGCTAGTGCGGTGGATATCGCCAAGTCGTTGAAATCCCGCTTACCGCAACTGATTTTCCTGTCTGGTTGTCGCACAGGGCAAGGGGGGCAGTTGGGGGCAGTGCCTTCGCTGGCAGAGGGGTTGCTGAAGTTGGGGGCTAAGGCGGTTTTGGGTTGGGGGCAGACGGTATTAGATACGGATGCGACTGCTGCTGCTGCGGTGTTGTATGGGGAGTTGGCGGAGTCATCTACGCTAATCAGGGAAAAGTCGAGCAAGCCCTTGACCTATATCAACAGGTTCTCGAAACAGCAGAAAGCATCGGTGATGTTCGGGGCAAAGCAGCGGCGTTGGCAAATCTAG
- a CDS encoding NERD domain-containing protein, with protein MFKKIKERVFAFFAPSPTDNSNQTAAQERRYDALIQFAQAGFTLLIGFWIAPLFYEQAILVMVAAGVCSVPFVIQGFKLLLSYTPEIKTTTTTPSPSSVVQNRRASKLPSSARRNVRMQQTPHAVAPNNQSEDAIDILLSDLQQHGWKMTYNLPIPNLGEVDVFLQSPNNNHFIVSFQSYRGEVFFDEGILKRRDWKGVSHFEQDFLQQMMAQALAVQTMKRLRSVTPLLCFSESTLSIETVNNKALDVYVVKKESLLRKLLRLDRG; from the coding sequence ATGTTCAAAAAAATTAAGGAGAGAGTGTTCGCTTTTTTTGCCCCATCCCCAACTGACAACTCCAATCAAACAGCCGCCCAAGAGCGGCGTTATGACGCTTTAATACAATTTGCTCAAGCGGGTTTTACCCTGTTGATCGGTTTTTGGATTGCACCTCTGTTCTATGAACAGGCCATCTTGGTTATGGTTGCAGCTGGAGTCTGTTCCGTGCCGTTTGTAATCCAGGGATTTAAACTCTTGTTGTCATACACTCCAGAGATTAAGACTACGACAACGACTCCCTCCCCCAGTTCAGTTGTTCAAAATCGTAGAGCGTCCAAACTGCCTAGTTCGGCACGTCGGAACGTTAGAATGCAACAAACGCCACATGCAGTCGCGCCGAACAATCAAAGCGAAGATGCGATCGACATCCTGTTAAGCGATTTGCAGCAGCACGGATGGAAGATGACTTACAATTTACCGATTCCTAACCTAGGGGAAGTGGATGTTTTTTTGCAATCTCCTAATAATAATCACTTTATTGTTAGTTTTCAGTCTTATCGAGGTGAGGTGTTTTTTGATGAGGGTATATTGAAGCGCCGGGATTGGAAAGGAGTTTCTCACTTTGAGCAAGATTTCCTTCAGCAAATGATGGCGCAAGCCTTGGCAGTTCAGACTATGAAGCGGTTACGCAGTGTCACACCGCTCCTCTGTTTTTCTGAATCAACATTAAGCATTGAAACGGTGAATAATAAAGCACTAGATGTTTATGTTGTCAAGAAAGAATCGTTGTTACGCAAGCTTTTGAGATTAGATAGAGGCTAG
- the ftsH gene encoding ATP-dependent zinc metalloprotease FtsH — protein sequence MKDSSWMRAWMGHKPARSLAKEQGTRECVSTNHKQKAATVNFWRLAASVLLIQGVVLGTPVQAQQTEQKSLKYGELLEKIDQDEVTRVQLDPGTRTAKVRLLGQKKTDPPLEVDLLDQNPELIEKLREKKVELDVEATTDNSAALGLVANLFLLLLLLAGLMMILRRSNSSSGQALNFGKSRARFQMEAKTGVMFNDVAGIEEAKEELQEVVTFLKQPERFTAIGAKIPKGVLLVGPPGTGKTLLAKAIAGEAGVPFFSISGSEFVEMFVGVGASRVRDLFKKAKENAPCLIFIDEIDAVGRQRGAGIGGGNDEREQTLNQLLTEMDGFEGNTGIIIIAATNRPDVLDAALLRPGRFDRQVIVDAPDLKGRLGILEVHARNKKIDPDVSLEAIARRTPGFTGADLANLLNEAAILTARRRKEAVTMLEINDAIDRVVAGMEGTPLVDSKSKRLIAYHEVGHAVIGALLPNHDPVQKVTLIPRGQARGLTWFTPSEEQGLLSRSQICDRITAALGGRAAEEEIFGDAEVTTGAGGDLQTVTSLARQMVTRFGMSDLGPLSLEEQGNEVFLGGWMSTRSEYSEKISAKIDSQVEQIVKKCHEQARQIIRENRVVIDYLVELLIEKETIDGDQLLEIMNEHKQLDGEKLVVSG from the coding sequence ATGAAAGACAGTTCCTGGATGAGGGCATGGATGGGACATAAACCAGCAAGAAGTTTGGCAAAGGAACAGGGGACACGCGAGTGTGTTTCGACCAACCACAAGCAAAAGGCCGCGACCGTCAACTTCTGGCGTCTTGCGGCTAGTGTACTCCTGATTCAAGGGGTTGTGTTAGGCACCCCAGTCCAAGCACAGCAAACAGAACAAAAATCGCTCAAATATGGGGAATTGTTGGAGAAAATTGACCAAGACGAAGTCACGCGAGTCCAACTTGACCCAGGGACGAGGACGGCAAAAGTCAGGCTGCTAGGGCAAAAAAAGACCGACCCCCCCTTAGAAGTGGATCTACTCGATCAAAATCCAGAACTGATTGAGAAACTCCGTGAAAAAAAAGTTGAGCTGGATGTTGAAGCCACGACCGATAACTCAGCAGCTCTAGGGCTTGTCGCTAACTTGTTTTTACTCTTATTGTTACTGGCAGGGTTAATGATGATCCTGCGTCGCTCGAATAGCAGTTCGGGGCAAGCCTTGAACTTCGGGAAATCGAGGGCGAGGTTCCAGATGGAAGCGAAAACCGGCGTGATGTTCAATGATGTCGCCGGTATTGAAGAGGCCAAAGAAGAACTGCAAGAGGTCGTTACCTTCCTCAAACAACCCGAACGGTTCACGGCGATTGGGGCAAAAATTCCCAAGGGAGTGCTGCTGGTGGGACCTCCAGGTACAGGAAAAACCCTCTTGGCAAAAGCGATAGCCGGAGAAGCGGGAGTTCCTTTCTTTAGCATTTCGGGGAGTGAATTTGTCGAGATGTTTGTGGGTGTGGGGGCTTCTCGCGTCCGCGACTTGTTCAAAAAAGCCAAAGAAAACGCCCCCTGCCTCATCTTTATTGATGAAATTGATGCAGTCGGTAGACAGCGGGGTGCGGGGATTGGGGGTGGTAACGACGAGAGAGAGCAAACCCTCAACCAGTTGCTCACGGAAATGGACGGCTTTGAGGGAAATACAGGGATTATCATCATCGCCGCCACCAACAGACCGGATGTCCTCGATGCCGCCTTGTTGCGCCCCGGACGCTTTGATCGGCAAGTGATTGTGGATGCCCCCGACCTCAAAGGACGGCTGGGTATCTTGGAAGTCCACGCCCGCAACAAAAAGATCGACCCTGACGTTTCCCTAGAAGCGATCGCACGTCGTACCCCTGGCTTTACAGGCGCTGACTTAGCTAATTTGCTCAACGAAGCCGCGATTCTCACCGCCCGACGCCGTAAAGAGGCGGTGACGATGCTAGAGATTAATGACGCCATTGACCGGGTTGTAGCAGGGATGGAAGGCACCCCACTGGTGGATAGCAAGAGTAAACGCTTGATTGCCTACCACGAAGTTGGACATGCGGTGATCGGTGCCCTCTTGCCCAACCATGACCCCGTACAGAAGGTTACCCTGATTCCTCGTGGACAAGCTCGTGGACTCACTTGGTTTACTCCCAGTGAAGAACAAGGTTTATTGTCTCGCTCTCAGATCTGCGATCGGATCACAGCCGCTTTAGGTGGCAGAGCAGCAGAAGAAGAAATCTTTGGTGACGCCGAAGTGACAACCGGGGCAGGTGGTGATTTGCAAACGGTGACCTCCTTGGCACGGCAGATGGTGACCCGCTTTGGCATGAGCGATTTAGGCCCTCTGTCCTTGGAAGAACAAGGGAACGAAGTCTTTCTCGGTGGCTGGATGTCCACGCGCTCAGAATACTCTGAGAAGATTTCCGCCAAGATTGATTCACAAGTCGAGCAAATTGTCAAAAAGTGCCACGAGCAAGCTCGCCAAATCATCCGCGAAAATCGCGTAGTTATTGACTACTTAGTTGAGCTGTTAATTGAAAAAGAAACAATTGACGGCGACCAGTTGCTTGAAATTATGAATGAACACAAGCAATTGGACGGAGAAAAGCTGGTAGTTTCTGGATGA
- a CDS encoding ferrochelatase, translating to MVATPEKPQQITSPRTGGNDRVAVLLMGYGEVESYEDFANYNEQALNLLTAKFAPVPTWVYPPLAKLLAMFDLHEWGHTHDNFISPHNKIFEQQRAGIEKHLQEKWGERVQVFKIYNFCAPFLAEQVLADIKAQGFDKLLIYPLLVVDSIFTSGIAVEQVNQALTKLTDGGEHWVKGQRYIPSFYNEPDYIDLLARLVEEKIAKDLAVAHLPSQTGIVLMNHGCPHKAKGFTSGILESEALYERVREKLLYKYPLISVGWLNHQTPLIEWTQPNVELAAKNLIGLGATALVMMPIGFATENHETILDVHHIVHNLKRTSPHVTYVEMPCVNDHPDFLRMVAQWANPQIEALLSETALAVNPQLAAVQASHHHHHDHDHHHHHEGHTHSAHSHDH from the coding sequence GTGGTTGCCACTCCTGAAAAACCTCAACAAATAACATCCCCTCGCACGGGCGGTAATGATCGAGTTGCTGTCTTACTCATGGGCTATGGCGAAGTCGAAAGCTACGAAGATTTCGCCAACTACAATGAACAAGCTTTAAACTTACTCACTGCCAAATTTGCCCCCGTCCCCACTTGGGTTTACCCTCCACTGGCAAAACTTCTGGCAATGTTCGACTTGCACGAGTGGGGACACACCCACGATAATTTTATCTCTCCCCATAATAAAATCTTTGAACAGCAACGCGCAGGGATTGAGAAGCACTTGCAGGAAAAATGGGGCGAACGAGTCCAAGTCTTCAAAATCTATAACTTCTGCGCCCCCTTCCTCGCTGAGCAAGTCCTCGCGGATATCAAAGCCCAAGGCTTTGATAAGCTGCTAATCTATCCTCTGTTAGTGGTCGATTCTATCTTCACTAGCGGTATTGCTGTTGAACAAGTTAACCAAGCTCTGACTAAGCTGACGGATGGCGGTGAACACTGGGTTAAAGGACAGCGTTACATCCCTTCTTTCTACAACGAACCAGACTACATTGACTTACTCGCCCGACTGGTTGAGGAAAAAATCGCTAAAGATTTAGCCGTAGCGCACTTGCCTTCCCAAACAGGTATTGTGTTGATGAATCACGGTTGTCCTCATAAGGCTAAAGGCTTTACCTCTGGCATCTTGGAAAGTGAGGCACTTTATGAGCGAGTCCGAGAAAAGCTACTTTACAAGTATCCTTTAATCTCAGTGGGTTGGCTCAACCATCAAACGCCCTTAATTGAATGGACTCAGCCGAATGTTGAGTTAGCCGCTAAGAACCTGATTGGTTTGGGTGCTACCGCCCTTGTGATGATGCCGATTGGCTTTGCCACAGAAAATCATGAAACGATATTGGATGTGCATCACATTGTCCATAATCTAAAACGCACAAGTCCTCACGTTACTTACGTTGAGATGCCCTGCGTTAACGATCATCCTGACTTCTTAAGGATGGTGGCCCAATGGGCAAATCCTCAGATTGAGGCGCTGTTATCAGAAACCGCACTAGCGGTTAATCCCCAGTTGGCGGCGGTGCAGGCATCTCACCACCATCATCATGATCATGATCACCATCACCATCATGAGGGGCATACCCATTCGGCTCATTCCCATGATCATTAA
- a CDS encoding lipid-A-disaccharide synthase gives MQAADILILSNGPGEVTTWVRPVVKALRQQLGDDRLLVRISVVLSPCANGTGKESAIAQSYPEVDRVQSAEHFFPFLLSGKTAQNWDWRDKGVVVFLGGDQIFPVLIGKRLGYRTVIYAEWEARWHRWIDRFGVMKPEIIATVPKHYNDKFTVVGDLMADVGLQISRLQVETSDLPSNLQPSTELIGLLPGSKPAKLMQGVPLSLAIAQFIHAQRPQTRFVIPVAPTLDFSTLARFANPQQNPLIQQLGWGEAKLIFPNPDTQDKAWLETPSGLCIELWRKFPAYDLLSQCHLCLTTVGANTAELGSLAVPMIVLLPTQQLDAMRAWDGLLGILARLPGIGSGLIRIINVIMIQQILRQKRLFSWPNIWAKAEIVPELFGAVQPIEVAQFVIDYLEHPEKLEEMRSRLRTVRGQPGAAEKLAQLVREELDQD, from the coding sequence ATGCAAGCGGCAGACATTTTAATTCTCTCAAATGGCCCCGGTGAGGTGACAACCTGGGTGCGTCCTGTGGTCAAAGCCTTACGCCAACAGCTAGGAGATGACCGCTTGTTAGTCCGCATCTCCGTGGTTCTGTCCCCTTGTGCCAATGGGACGGGGAAAGAATCGGCGATCGCACAATCTTATCCTGAAGTAGACCGAGTTCAGAGTGCCGAGCATTTCTTTCCTTTTTTGCTGTCGGGAAAAACAGCCCAAAACTGGGACTGGCGCGACAAAGGTGTGGTTGTCTTCTTAGGCGGCGACCAGATTTTCCCTGTGCTGATTGGCAAGCGATTGGGGTACCGTACCGTTATCTATGCCGAATGGGAGGCGCGGTGGCATCGTTGGATCGATCGCTTCGGCGTCATGAAACCAGAAATTATTGCCACAGTCCCCAAACACTACAACGACAAATTTACAGTCGTTGGGGATTTGATGGCAGATGTAGGATTACAGATTAGTAGGTTGCAGGTTGAAACTTCAGACTTGCCTTCTAACCTTCAACCTTCCACTGAACTCATCGGATTGCTACCTGGGTCAAAACCCGCCAAACTTATGCAGGGCGTACCTTTGAGCTTAGCGATCGCCCAATTTATCCACGCACAACGACCTCAAACTCGCTTTGTCATTCCTGTTGCTCCAACGTTGGATTTTTCAACCCTTGCTCGTTTTGCCAACCCGCAACAAAATCCCCTGATTCAACAGTTGGGATGGGGCGAGGCTAAACTGATTTTTCCAAATCCTGATACTCAGGATAAAGCATGGCTCGAAACACCCAGTGGTTTGTGTATCGAACTTTGGCGAAAGTTTCCCGCTTATGATTTATTGTCTCAGTGTCACCTGTGTCTGACGACGGTGGGAGCAAATACGGCAGAGTTAGGTTCTTTAGCCGTGCCCATGATTGTCTTGCTCCCCACCCAACAACTCGATGCCATGCGTGCTTGGGATGGGTTGCTGGGAATTTTAGCTCGCTTGCCTGGAATTGGGTCTGGTTTAATCAGGATAATTAATGTAATTATGATTCAACAAATTTTGCGCCAGAAGCGGTTATTTTCATGGCCTAATATTTGGGCTAAAGCAGAGATTGTGCCGGAATTATTTGGAGCAGTTCAGCCGATTGAGGTTGCACAATTTGTAATTGATTATTTAGAGCATCCAGAAAAGTTAGAGGAGATGCGATCGCGCCTTCGTACTGTTCGGGGGCAACCAGGGGCAGCAGAGAAACTCGCTCAACTGGTTCGGGAAGAACTTGATCAGGATTGA
- a CDS encoding sensor domain-containing diguanylate cyclase — MQTNLEIDLLDQLIDLLQACFSVDEADTALKPLMQQLFPQEVGAIYVISSSQNLVEAIANWGALPLTSDPIFTPDECLSLQRGQAHLVEDTHHGLLCQHVRPDSLAVETLCIPMMAHGETLGVLYIGSLYRGRITEIKPLAETVAKHISLALANLKLRDTLNHLRLRDPLTKLYNRRYLEESLEREIQRSVRQRLSLGLILLHIDCFEDFNNRLGHAAGDLLLREMGLFLPSQIRESDLACRYRGEEFLLLLPEASLETTQQQAEQLRQNIKRLNFEYQGQPLGTLTISGGVVSLSEHGLTAKTLLQAVNAALRQAKEQGCDRIVTLPS; from the coding sequence ATGCAAACTAATTTAGAGATTGATTTACTCGATCAACTAATTGACTTGCTCCAAGCTTGTTTTTCAGTTGACGAAGCAGACACAGCACTCAAACCATTAATGCAACAACTCTTCCCCCAGGAGGTTGGCGCAATTTATGTCATCAGTTCCTCACAAAACCTGGTGGAAGCGATCGCAAATTGGGGTGCTTTACCCTTGACGAGCGATCCCATCTTCACCCCGGATGAATGCCTCTCCCTACAGCGAGGACAAGCCCATTTGGTAGAAGACACCCATCACGGTTTACTTTGTCAACATGTTCGACCCGACTCTTTGGCTGTTGAAACCTTGTGCATACCCATGATGGCGCATGGGGAAACCTTGGGAGTTTTATATATTGGTTCACTTTATCGGGGACGTATCACCGAAATTAAACCGTTAGCCGAGACGGTGGCAAAACACATCAGTTTGGCGCTAGCTAACCTGAAACTTCGGGATACCCTCAATCACCTCAGACTGCGTGACCCACTCACCAAGCTCTACAATCGACGTTACCTAGAAGAATCCTTGGAACGAGAAATCCAACGGTCTGTTCGTCAGAGACTTTCTTTAGGTCTTATCCTGCTCCATATTGATTGCTTCGAGGACTTCAACAACCGATTGGGTCATGCCGCCGGTGATTTACTGTTGCGAGAAATGGGTCTATTTTTGCCCAGCCAAATTCGCGAGAGTGACTTAGCTTGCCGTTACCGGGGTGAAGAGTTCCTTCTCCTGCTGCCGGAAGCGTCTTTAGAAACGACTCAACAACAAGCTGAACAATTGCGGCAGAACATCAAGCGATTAAATTTTGAATATCAAGGTCAACCCCTTGGTACCCTGACAATTTCGGGTGGGGTAGTGAGTCTCTCTGAGCATGGCTTAACGGCTAAGACTTTACTCCAGGCGGTGAATGCAGCCTTGAGGCAGGCTAAAGAACAAGGATGCGATCGCATTGTAACCCTCCCCTCCTAG
- a CDS encoding NAD(P)H-dependent oxidoreductase gives MVKIVGIGGSLRSDSTSYLALALAIQRVQALGASTEILDLRQMQLPFCTGGNDYPGYPDVIRLRETVQEADALILASPEYHGSVSGVLKNALDLMSFDQMSGKVTGLISVLGGQHNSNALNDLRVIMRWVHAWVIPEQIAIGQSWKAFGEDGKILDEKLSQRFDQFAQSLVENTRKLGGIP, from the coding sequence ATGGTGAAAATTGTTGGAATTGGCGGTAGTTTGCGATCTGACTCTACAAGTTATCTTGCGCTAGCTCTAGCAATCCAGCGCGTGCAAGCGTTAGGAGCCTCTACCGAAATACTTGACCTACGCCAGATGCAACTCCCCTTTTGTACGGGTGGCAATGATTATCCAGGCTATCCAGATGTGATTCGATTACGTGAAACGGTTCAGGAAGCGGATGCTTTGATTCTGGCTTCTCCAGAATATCACGGTAGCGTCAGTGGGGTTTTGAAAAATGCCCTGGATTTGATGAGTTTTGATCAGATGTCGGGCAAAGTCACGGGTTTGATTAGTGTATTGGGCGGTCAGCATAACAGTAATGCCCTGAATGACCTACGGGTGATCATGCGTTGGGTACATGCCTGGGTAATTCCAGAGCAAATTGCAATTGGTCAATCCTGGAAGGCGTTTGGTGAAGATGGCAAAATTTTGGACGAAAAACTCTCGCAGCGCTTCGATCAGTTTGCTCAAAGTTTAGTTGAAAATACCCGCAAACTTGGAGGGATTCCCTAA
- a CDS encoding N-acetylmuramoyl-L-alanine amidase, whose translation MKYGIDIGHNCPPDTGANGIRQEDKLTMEVGTRVISKLKLLGHQVIDCKPSRASSVGHSLQQRCNIANSNRVDIFVSIHFNSFNGQVNGTEIFTASDTGRRIAQSVLENIVKLGYFNRGVKNGLHLYAISNTNMPAILVECCFCDSQTDMKRYNPDALSDAIVKGLTGQTAPNPDEAEKKTILDLQKALNRLKIRDDNGKSLVEDGSLDNETKAAIRNFQRMVGITENGIAGPTTWQAIDQILAKPVLRENHAAGTTVKYLQHRLKVEVDGVYGVVTATAIEVFQKQQGLTADGIVGPQTWDKLFG comes from the coding sequence ATGAAATACGGAATAGATATCGGTCATAACTGTCCTCCCGACACTGGAGCCAACGGCATTCGGCAGGAAGATAAGCTAACAATGGAGGTCGGGACACGCGTTATCTCCAAGTTAAAATTGCTCGGTCATCAAGTGATTGACTGTAAACCAAGTCGTGCTAGTAGTGTCGGCCATTCTCTTCAGCAGCGATGCAATATCGCGAACTCCAATCGAGTGGATATTTTTGTTTCGATTCACTTTAACTCATTTAATGGGCAAGTGAATGGAACAGAAATTTTTACAGCCAGTGATACGGGCAGACGGATTGCTCAGTCTGTTTTAGAGAATATCGTAAAGCTGGGCTACTTCAATCGAGGGGTTAAAAATGGGTTGCATTTGTATGCTATCAGCAATACAAATATGCCAGCTATTCTGGTTGAATGCTGTTTTTGCGATTCTCAAACCGATATGAAGCGGTACAATCCTGATGCTCTATCCGATGCCATTGTTAAAGGATTAACCGGACAAACTGCGCCGAATCCAGATGAGGCTGAAAAGAAAACAATTCTAGACCTACAGAAAGCCTTAAATCGATTAAAAATTAGAGATGATAACGGTAAATCGTTGGTAGAAGATGGCTCTTTGGATAATGAAACTAAAGCTGCTATCCGAAACTTTCAACGAATGGTCGGTATTACTGAAAATGGAATTGCTGGGCCGACTACATGGCAAGCGATCGATCAGATATTAGCGAAGCCTGTACTCAGAGAAAATCACGCCGCAGGCACCACGGTTAAATACCTTCAACATCGACTCAAAGTTGAGGTAGATGGGGTCTATGGCGTCGTGACAGCCACGGCTATTGAGGTGTTTCAGAAACAGCAAGGCTTAACGGCGGATGGTATTGTGGGGCCACAAACCTGGGATAAATTGTTTGGTTAA
- a CDS encoding M23 family metallopeptidase, with protein sequence MQQVSKPYQRPNSKRANRRLLLLAVLSLISVITLGGLYKDQVRASEARAIQVASINSWQGGSFPVENFQAYTSGFGYRRSATGGAGWELHRGLDIAAPEGSYIRSWWTGQVIELSDHTACGTSIKIQSGEWTHVYCHMKGHVETAEGRRYLIDHSGGLQIWEGQRVPSGARIGRVGMTGRTTGPHLHWGMKYANQYVDPALVLRAMYNQQSNSGAVAKYKNQRD encoded by the coding sequence ATGCAGCAAGTATCTAAGCCTTACCAGAGACCAAACAGCAAGAGAGCAAATCGACGCTTGCTACTTTTGGCTGTGCTGAGTCTCATCAGTGTGATTACACTAGGAGGGCTGTACAAAGATCAGGTGAGAGCCTCAGAAGCGCGTGCAATCCAGGTAGCGAGTATCAATTCCTGGCAAGGGGGTTCTTTTCCTGTCGAAAACTTTCAAGCTTACACCTCTGGTTTTGGCTACCGACGCTCTGCCACAGGAGGCGCAGGATGGGAATTGCATCGAGGCTTAGATATCGCCGCTCCGGAAGGAAGCTATATCCGCAGTTGGTGGACGGGTCAGGTTATTGAACTTTCCGATCATACGGCCTGCGGCACCTCAATTAAAATTCAATCCGGAGAGTGGACGCATGTCTACTGTCATATGAAAGGACATGTTGAAACTGCCGAGGGTCGTCGTTATTTGATTGATCATAGCGGTGGTCTTCAAATCTGGGAAGGTCAACGGGTGCCATCGGGAGCCAGAATAGGTCGAGTGGGAATGACCGGTCGTACAACTGGCCCTCATCTACATTGGGGGATGAAATATGCTAACCAATATGTTGATCCAGCCTTAGTTCTTCGGGCTATGTACAACCAACAATCTAACAGTGGTGCGGTGGCAAAGTACAAAAATCAACGGGATTAA
- a CDS encoding tetratricopeptide repeat protein, whose translation MYANQGKVEQALDLYQQVLETAESIGDVRGKAAALANLGQLLADEKGDFDKALDYLLQSLEILQRLQSPDTETVREALARVQQMRDDIQ comes from the coding sequence ATCTACGCTAATCAGGGAAAAGTCGAGCAAGCCCTTGACCTATATCAACAGGTTCTCGAAACAGCAGAAAGCATCGGTGATGTTCGGGGCAAAGCAGCGGCGTTGGCAAATCTAGGGCAGTTGTTGGCAGACGAGAAAGGAGACTTTGACAAAGCACTGGATTATTTGCTGCAATCTCTGGAGATATTGCAGCGTCTCCAATCCCCCGATACTGAGACAGTGCGGGAAGCGCTCGCCAGAGTGCAACAGATGAGAGACGACATCCAGTAA
- a CDS encoding type I restriction endonuclease subunit R gives MAQTIAIEKNITTLNQLQARFNLRRSDNDQFFTEWFNGLSEPSDSEKQALDGIKQQYFYQRADGPLAEGAVKMVVLAKLLDLAGFYDPPFRFRTETSVEIAIEDRDEILRGRIDALVIQEQFWVLVIESKRTTFSTDVALPQALAYMMANPNPERPIFGLVTNGSHFIFIKLVQSREPQYDLSDEFSLYQRHNQLYNILQILKRIGQVMTEV, from the coding sequence ATGGCTCAGACTATTGCGATTGAGAAGAACATCACCACTCTTAACCAGCTACAAGCCAGGTTCAATCTCAGGCGTAGCGACAATGACCAATTCTTCACTGAATGGTTCAATGGTCTAAGCGAACCCAGTGACTCAGAAAAGCAAGCTCTCGACGGGATTAAACAACAATACTTTTATCAGAGAGCAGATGGCCCCTTAGCAGAAGGCGCTGTCAAAATGGTAGTGCTGGCTAAACTTCTTGATTTAGCTGGATTCTATGACCCTCCCTTCCGGTTTCGCACAGAAACAAGTGTTGAGATAGCCATTGAAGATCGGGATGAAATCTTGCGGGGACGTATTGATGCCCTAGTTATACAGGAACAGTTCTGGGTTCTCGTCATTGAATCGAAGCGTACAACCTTCTCTACAGATGTGGCGTTACCGCAAGCTTTAGCCTACATGATGGCTAACCCTAACCCAGAGCGACCCATTTTTGGATTAGTCACCAATGGCAGTCATTTTATCTTTATTAAGTTGGTTCAATCTAGAGAGCCACAATATGACCTCTCTGATGAGTTCTCTCTCTACCAACGTCACAACCAACTCTACAATATTTTGCAGATTCTCAAACGCATTGGGCAGGTAATGACAGAGGTATGA